Genomic window (Campylobacter ureolyticus ACS-301-V-Sch3b):
AAGCATCAACTTGGTAGTTTGTAATTTTTGGATTTTTTAAAAGATAAAAATTTAAAGTTTTTAAAATTTTATCTAATTTTTGAGGAGTTATGCGATAAATCGCTTCGTAATCGCCCTTTGTAGCTTTTACTTCTATGAAGTGATAAACATCATCTTTTTTGGCGATGATATCAATTTCACCAAATTTACTTTTAAAATTTCGCTCAATTATTTCAAATTTGAGTTTTTTTAAAAAATTTATAGCTTTTTCTTCGCTTTTAAATCCAAAAATATACTCTTTTAATCCCAAATTTACTCTTCTATCCTTATCATAAAAGGTCTATTTAAAACAAATTCAAAATTTTCTAAAATTCCCATAACTCTTTTAATGTTTGCTTCAAGGCTTAAATGGGTTGTAAAATAAAGCGTGGTGTGCTTTTCACCCTTGTTTCTTGGTTTTTGCAAAAAGCTATCTATTGAGATATTGTTTTGACTCATCACATTTGTAATGCTAGCCAAAACGCCAGTTCTATCTTCGACTTTTACCCTTAGGTAGTATTTTGTTTGGATGTTTTTTTGCTCGATTAACTCCATTTTTTTAAAATTTTGAGCGTATCCAAGCATTGGGTTTTTATTTCCTTTTGCAATGTCTATAAGATCTGCAATAACCGCACTTGCAGTTGCATCTCCTCCAGCACCTGGACCATAGTACATACTTTCATTTAGCGCATCGCAATTTATACTAACTGCATTCATCACTCCATCAACTTCGGCAATTATCCTATCTTTATTAATCAGTGCTGGATGAACTCTAAGCTCGGCTTTGCCATCAGTTATTTTTGAAATTCCTAAAAGCTTTATAGTATAGTCAAACTCTTTTGCAAAAAAGATATCTTCATTTGAAATTTTTCTAATACCTTTAACTAAAATATCTTCAGGATCGCCATGAACGCCATAAGCAATACTGCTTAAAATCAAAAGCTTATGAGCTGCATCAA
Coding sequences:
- a CDS encoding YraN family protein; protein product: MGLKEYIFGFKSEEKAINFLKKLKFEIIERNFKSKFGEIDIIAKKDDVYHFIEVKATKGDYEAIYRITPQKLDKILKTLNFYLLKNPKITNYQVDALVFKKEKFEFIENITI
- a CDS encoding homoserine dehydrogenase; this translates as MNIAILGVGTVGSSVIKILQKNKDLISARAGKEIIPVVGTVRDLNKDRGVNIPLTDDIKSVLNRDDIDIYIELMGGVEKPFSIVSEILKKKKPVVTANKAMLAYHRYALQNLAKDTPFGFEASVAGGIPIIKALREGLSANRVEKIVGILNGTSNYILTDMMQNNSNFEDVLKKAQSLGYAEADPTFDVDGIDAAHKLLILSSIAYGVHGDPEDILVKGIRKISNEDIFFAKEFDYTIKLLGISKITDGKAELRVHPALINKDRIIAEVDGVMNAVSINCDALNESMYYGPGAGGDATASAVIADLIDIAKGNKNPMLGYAQNFKKMELIEQKNIQTKYYLRVKVEDRTGVLASITNVMSQNNISIDSFLQKPRNKGEKHTTLYFTTHLSLEANIKRVMGILENFEFVLNRPFMIRIEE